The following are from one region of the Channa argus isolate prfri chromosome 6, Channa argus male v1.0, whole genome shotgun sequence genome:
- the paf1 gene encoding RNA polymerase II-associated factor 1 homolog isoform X2, protein MAPTIQTQAQREDGHRPSSHRTVPERSGVVCRVKYCNSLPDIPFDPKFIAYPFDQHRFVQYKATSLEKQHKHELLTEPDLGVTIDLINPDTYRIDPNILLDPADEKLLEEDIQAPSSSKRSQQHAKVVPWMRKTEYISTEFNRYGVSNEKVEVKIGVSVKQQFTEEEIYKDRDSQISAIEKTFEDAQKSISQHYSKPRVTPVEILPVFPDFKMWINPCAQVIFDSDPAPKDISAPAGVEMMSQAMIRGMMDEEGNQFVAYFLPNEDTLRKRKRDFEEGVDYMPEDLYDYKIAREYNWNVKNKASKGYEENYFFIFRDGDGVYYNELETRVRLSKRRAKAGAQSTTNAVLVCKHRDMNEKELEAQEARKAQLENHEPEDEEEDMDKDMQDSGDEKEKDSGSEVENSGSESEREDEDREQRGEDEDEDEDRGKRRRKAPGSGSESGEERTREMRDEEEIFGSDDDSDDNEPKNSARSSGEEGSGSEDEGGNRGGSRSRSASPGQSDHSSEHSEAQAQSGSGSERGSDSSDASDSE, encoded by the exons GTCAGGAGTGGTCTGTCGGGTGAAGTACTGCAACAGCCTGCCTGACATCCCTTTTGACCCCAAATTCATTGCATATCCCTTTGATCAGCACAG gtTTGTACAATATAAAGCCACGTCTTTAGAGAAACAACACAAGCATGAGCTGCTGACTGAGCCAGACCTCGGGGTCACCATTGATCTCATCAACCCAGACACATACCGCATAGATCCCAACA TACTCTTGGATCCTGCTGATGAGAAACTGTTGGAAGAGGACATCCAGGCTCCATCTAGTTCAAAGAG GTCACAGCAACATGCCAAAGTGGTCCCGTGGATGAGaaagacagaatacatttcCACAGAGTTTAATAGATATGGTGTTTCCAATGAGAAAGTGGAAGTCAA GATTGGAGTTTCTGTCAAACAACAATTTACAGAAGAAGAGATTTACAAGGACAGGGACAGTCAGATTTCGGCTATTGAGAAGACATTTGAGGATGCACAGAAATCG ATATCCCAGCACTACAGCAAACCCAGAGTTACTCCTGTTGAAATACTACCCGTGTTCCCCGACTTCAAG ATGTGGATCAACCCATGCGCTCAAGTCATATTTGACTCTGATCCTGCACCTAAAGATATATCGGCGCCAGCAGGAGTGGAAATGATGTCTCAGGCGATGATCAG AGGTATGATGGATGAAGAAGGAAATCAATTTGTGGCCTACTTTCTGCCCAATGAAGACACACTTCGCAAGCGTAAGAGAGACTTTGAGGAGGGTGTGGATTATATGCCTGAGGATCT gtaTGATTACAAGATAGCCAGGGAGTACAACTGGAATGTCAAGAACAAAGCCAGCAAAGGTTACGAGGAGAACTACTTCTTTATCTTCAGAGATGGAGATGGTGTTTACTACAATGAGCTTGAGACAAG AGTACGTTTGAGCAAGAGAAGAGCAAAGGCTGGAGCACAGTCGACAACAAACGCTGTGCTGGTGTGTAAGCACAGAGACATGAATGAAAAAGAACTTGAAGCTCAG GAAGCACGTAAAGCTCAACTGGAGAACCATGAGccagaagatgaagaggaagacaTGGACAAAGATATGCAGGACTCTG gtgatgagaaagagaaggacagTGGCAGTGAAGTCGAAAACTCCGGTAGTGAATCTGAGAGGGAGGATGAAGACCGGGAACAAAGGGGAGAAGacgaggatgaggatgaggacagagggaaaagaaggaggaaagCACCTGGCAGTGGAAGCGAGAGCGGCGAGGAGCGAACCAGAGAAATGCGAGATGAGGAAGAGATCTTCGGCAGCGACGATGACAGTGACGATAACGAACCCAAGAACTCAGCCAGGAGCAGCGGGGAGGAGGGCAGTGGCAGTGAGGATGAAGGAGGAAACAGAGGAGGCAGCAGGAGTCGCAGTGCCTCCCCAGGACAGAGCGACCACAGCAGTGAGCATTCAGAGGCCCAGGCTCAGAGTGGAAGTGGAAGTGAAAGAGGATCAGACTCAAGTGATGCCAGCGACAGTGAATAA
- the paf1 gene encoding RNA polymerase II-associated factor 1 homolog isoform X1, with product MAPTIQTQAQREDGHSRPSSHRTVPERSGVVCRVKYCNSLPDIPFDPKFIAYPFDQHRFVQYKATSLEKQHKHELLTEPDLGVTIDLINPDTYRIDPNILLDPADEKLLEEDIQAPSSSKRSQQHAKVVPWMRKTEYISTEFNRYGVSNEKVEVKIGVSVKQQFTEEEIYKDRDSQISAIEKTFEDAQKSISQHYSKPRVTPVEILPVFPDFKMWINPCAQVIFDSDPAPKDISAPAGVEMMSQAMIRGMMDEEGNQFVAYFLPNEDTLRKRKRDFEEGVDYMPEDLYDYKIAREYNWNVKNKASKGYEENYFFIFRDGDGVYYNELETRVRLSKRRAKAGAQSTTNAVLVCKHRDMNEKELEAQEARKAQLENHEPEDEEEDMDKDMQDSGDEKEKDSGSEVENSGSESEREDEDREQRGEDEDEDEDRGKRRRKAPGSGSESGEERTREMRDEEEIFGSDDDSDDNEPKNSARSSGEEGSGSEDEGGNRGGSRSRSASPGQSDHSSEHSEAQAQSGSGSERGSDSSDASDSE from the exons GTCAGGAGTGGTCTGTCGGGTGAAGTACTGCAACAGCCTGCCTGACATCCCTTTTGACCCCAAATTCATTGCATATCCCTTTGATCAGCACAG gtTTGTACAATATAAAGCCACGTCTTTAGAGAAACAACACAAGCATGAGCTGCTGACTGAGCCAGACCTCGGGGTCACCATTGATCTCATCAACCCAGACACATACCGCATAGATCCCAACA TACTCTTGGATCCTGCTGATGAGAAACTGTTGGAAGAGGACATCCAGGCTCCATCTAGTTCAAAGAG GTCACAGCAACATGCCAAAGTGGTCCCGTGGATGAGaaagacagaatacatttcCACAGAGTTTAATAGATATGGTGTTTCCAATGAGAAAGTGGAAGTCAA GATTGGAGTTTCTGTCAAACAACAATTTACAGAAGAAGAGATTTACAAGGACAGGGACAGTCAGATTTCGGCTATTGAGAAGACATTTGAGGATGCACAGAAATCG ATATCCCAGCACTACAGCAAACCCAGAGTTACTCCTGTTGAAATACTACCCGTGTTCCCCGACTTCAAG ATGTGGATCAACCCATGCGCTCAAGTCATATTTGACTCTGATCCTGCACCTAAAGATATATCGGCGCCAGCAGGAGTGGAAATGATGTCTCAGGCGATGATCAG AGGTATGATGGATGAAGAAGGAAATCAATTTGTGGCCTACTTTCTGCCCAATGAAGACACACTTCGCAAGCGTAAGAGAGACTTTGAGGAGGGTGTGGATTATATGCCTGAGGATCT gtaTGATTACAAGATAGCCAGGGAGTACAACTGGAATGTCAAGAACAAAGCCAGCAAAGGTTACGAGGAGAACTACTTCTTTATCTTCAGAGATGGAGATGGTGTTTACTACAATGAGCTTGAGACAAG AGTACGTTTGAGCAAGAGAAGAGCAAAGGCTGGAGCACAGTCGACAACAAACGCTGTGCTGGTGTGTAAGCACAGAGACATGAATGAAAAAGAACTTGAAGCTCAG GAAGCACGTAAAGCTCAACTGGAGAACCATGAGccagaagatgaagaggaagacaTGGACAAAGATATGCAGGACTCTG gtgatgagaaagagaaggacagTGGCAGTGAAGTCGAAAACTCCGGTAGTGAATCTGAGAGGGAGGATGAAGACCGGGAACAAAGGGGAGAAGacgaggatgaggatgaggacagagggaaaagaaggaggaaagCACCTGGCAGTGGAAGCGAGAGCGGCGAGGAGCGAACCAGAGAAATGCGAGATGAGGAAGAGATCTTCGGCAGCGACGATGACAGTGACGATAACGAACCCAAGAACTCAGCCAGGAGCAGCGGGGAGGAGGGCAGTGGCAGTGAGGATGAAGGAGGAAACAGAGGAGGCAGCAGGAGTCGCAGTGCCTCCCCAGGACAGAGCGACCACAGCAGTGAGCATTCAGAGGCCCAGGCTCAGAGTGGAAGTGGAAGTGAAAGAGGATCAGACTCAAGTGATGCCAGCGACAGTGAATAA
- the gmfg gene encoding glia maturation factor gamma has protein sequence MSSSLVVCEVDESLTAKLKKFRFRKETNNAAILMKIDMEKQLVVLEEEYEDISLDDLRNELPERQPRYIVYSYKYVHNDGRVSYPLCFIFSSPMGCKPEQQMMYAGSKNRLVQAAELTKVFETRNVDDLTEEWLRNHLAFFR, from the exons ATG TCAAGCTCTCTGGTTGTGTGTGAAGTGGATGAAAGTCTGACAGCTAAACTGAAAAAGTTTAGATTTCGAAAAGAGACCAACAATGCTGCCATATTAA TGAAAATAGACATGGAGAAACAACTTGTTGTCCTTGAGGAGGAATATGAg GACATCTCACTGGATGACTTGAGAAATGAACTTCCTGAGCGGCAACCCAGATAT ATTGTGTACAGCTACAAGTATGTCCACAATGACGGCAGGGTGTCCTACCCTCTGTGTTTCATATTCTCCAGTCCAATGG GATGTAAGCCTGAGCAACAGATGATGTATGCAGGCAGCAAGAACCGACTGGTCCAAGCTGCAGAGCTCACAAAG GTCTTTGAAACTCGAAACGTTGATGACTTGACAGAAGAATGGCTAAGGAACCATCTGGCATTTTTTCGCTGA
- the LOC137129567 gene encoding protein Smaug homolog 2, whose product MMFRDQVGILTDWFKGWNECEQTVALLSLLKRVSRTQARFLHICLEHWLADCTEIHILEAEANNAAIVSQWHQEPKEKVVSLLLSHLPLLQPRNSEAKCEYMKLLQKVLSHTIESSLFVEESRQLLSYALIHPATTLEDRTSLAMWLNHLEEHLSSGYAPRAPSSPYHPRQGSNEWPSSAETLDPGHAWHDKSPSSSTSPAGQNGHMPFPGGMSSPINSNNAGLGGQLQPSPLKKSMSVIPSSPQACGSEWASQDDTGGRQNFIPTDHAPLSPQSSVASSGSEQTEEQGSTRNTFQEDGSGMKDVPAWLKSLRLHKYASLFSQMTYEEMMILTEQHLETQNVTKGARHKIALSIQKLRERQTVLKSLEKDILEAGNLRNALQELQQIIITPIKAYSPPSTAQSASETITSPTETTKTGADKESSSEGFQSHNAPPCDGDSSATPISDGDIAGQFTRVMGKVCTQLLVSRPDEENINSYVQLIEKCLTHEAFTEIHKKRLVSWKQQVHKLLRLFPRKAMLDMPVYRQKGWTYGSNSLPTAGSVSGGVGRRGQRQFQMTPRGLPAGRISLLSPGGIGSASPRHTLTNPALAGQGRQNLWFANPGGSNSMPSQSRSSVQRTHSLPVHTSPQTMLMFQQQECQVPGADLEINPTLESLCLSMTEHALGDGSDRTSTI is encoded by the exons ATGATGTTCCGAGACCAGGTAGGTATCCTCACAGATTGGTTCAAAGGCTGGAATGAGTGTGAACAGACGGTGGCACTGTTGTCCCTCCTGAAGAGGGTGTCCCGCACCCAGGCACGCTTCTTGCACATCTGCCTTGAACACTGGCTGGCAGACTGCACAGAGATTCACATCCTTGAAGCTGAGGCCAACAATGCAG CAATTGTCAGCCAGTGGCATCAGGAGCCAAAGGAGAAAGTGGTGTCCTTGCTGCTATCCCATCTGCCTCTACTGCAGCCACGCAACAGCGAGGCCAAGTGTGAGTACATGAAGCTGCTGCAAAAGGTGTTGAGTCACACTATTGAGAGTAGCCTGTTTGTGGAAGAGAGCAGACAGCTGCTGTCCTATGCTCTCATCCACCCTGCCACCACACTGGAGGACCGTACCTCTCTGGCCATGTGGCTGAATCACCTGGAGGAGCACCTTTCCAGTGGCTATGCACCCCGGGCCCCATCCAGCCCCTACCACCCACGCCAGGGCTCAAACGAATGGCCCAGCTCTGCTGAGACTTTGGACCCTGGCCACGCCTGGCACGATAAGTCCCCCTCATCCAGCACGTCTCCAGCAGGCCAGAACGGACACATGCCTTTCCCAGGTGGGATGTCTTCTCCCATCAACAGCAATAACGCAG GCCTAGGTGGGCAGCTGCAGCCCAGCCCTTTGAAGAAGTCCATGTCCGTCATTCCCTCCAGTCCCCAGGCTTGTGGCTCCGAGTGGGCTAGCCAGGATGACACTGGGGGACGGCAGAACTTCATTCCAACAGATCACGCACCCCTTTCACCCCAGAGCAGTGTAGCCTCCTCAGGCAGTGAGCAGACAGAAGAACAGGGCTCTACTCGCAACACTTTTCAAGAGGATGGCAGTGGCATGAAAG ATGTTCCGGCGTGGTTGAAGAGTCTCCGTCTTCATAAATATGCATCACTCTTTTCCCAGATGACCTATGAGGAGATGATGATCCTCACAGAGCAGCACCTGGAGACGCAG AACGTCACTAAGGGAGCAAGGCATAAGATTGCCTTGAGTATCCAGAAACTGCGGGAGAGGCAGACGGTGCTCAAGTCTTTAGAGAAG GATATTTTGGAAGCTGGAAACCTTCGAAATGCCCTTCAGGAGCTCCAACAAATCATCATCACACCTATCAAGGCCTACAGCCCACCCAGTACAGCGCAGTCTGCCTCAGAAACCATCACCTCTCCTACAGAAACCACAAAAACAGGAGCAGATAAAGAGTCATCCTCAGAGGGCTTCCAGTCCCACAATGCACCTCCTTGTGATGGAGACTCCTCAGCCACACCTATTTCAGACGGCGACATTGCTGGACAGTTCACCCGTGTCATGGGCAAAG tgtgcACCCAACTGCTGGTGTCAAGGCCAGATGAGGAGAATATCAACAGTTATGTTCAGCTCATTGAGAAGTGTCTAACACATGAG GCTTTCACAGAAATACACAAGAAAAGGCTGGTCTCCTGGAAGCAGCAGGTCCACAAACTGCTCCGCCTGTTCCCTCGGAAAGCTATGCTGGACATGCCTGTGTATCGACAGAAAGG CTGGACCTATGGGTCCAACTCCCTCCCCACAGCAGGCTCTGTGAGTGGAGGTGTAGGGCGACGGGGCCAGAGGCAGTTCCAGATGACACCTCGCGGACTCCCAGCTGGTCGCATAAGTCTTTTGAGTCCTGGTGGGATCGGCAGTGCATCTCCACGCCACACACTCACCAATCCTGCACTGGCAGGCCAGGGTAGACAA AACCTATGGTTTGCCAACCCTGGGGGCAGTAACAGTATGCCAAGTCAGAGTCGCAGCTCTGTGCAGCGGACCCACTCACTCCCTGTTCACACTTCCCCGCAAACCATGCTCATGTTCCAGCAGCAAG AATGCCAAGTTCCAGGTGCTGACCTGGAGATCAACCCTACGCTGGAGTCACTGTGCCTCAGTATGACAGAGCATGCCTTAGGGG ATGGATCAGACCGGACATCAACAatatga
- the socs9 gene encoding suppressor of cytokine signaling 9, whose protein sequence is MSLPKESGSRGKDRERGARPKVRQSRSEERRDPGGGRKGGKGKKKGLAPREPAGDRPVSDGFEYGELLRDLETKDQSSSSSPLKESWRWQEVAVSLLGQERVTPKPGLGSVSSVSSLPAPSESDGRGSSSSRTLRQKIQDAMGQCFPIKTHSAAAPSPPSQALSSSTACASSRRKIHLSELMLDDCPFPVGSELAQKWYLIKQHTAPITQPPMLDAAVVCNPPTSAMATVVEDVDDRLRERRRISIEQGVEPPPNAEIHTFEVTAQINPLYKHGPKLAHGMNELAATDQASMQPQPQQQQQPQQQQPQQLQLQQQLLLQRQQQHQFLLQSCLDTLDEVVATASSSVHNCDTITDPLVDSEVTATNMSCRSILPQTEQHKSHDGYRIHTQIDYIHCLVPDLLQITNLPCYWGVMDRYEAETLLEGKPEGTFLLRDSAQEDYLFSVSFRRYGRSLHARIEQWNHNFSFDVHDPSVFHAPTVTGLLEHYKDPNSCMFFEPLLSNPIYRTQPFSLQHICRAVISSCTTYDGINMLPIPNALKKHLKEYHYKQRVRVRRMDTWWE, encoded by the coding sequence ATGTCATTGCCAAAGGAGTCAGGGAGCCGAGGGAAAGATCGAGAGAGGGGTGCACGTCCCAAGGTCAGACAGAGCCGGTCAGAGGAGAGACGAGATCCAGGCGGTGGCCGCAAAGGgggaaaagggaagaaaaaaggccTAGCCCCCCGTGAACCTGCAGGTGACCGGCCGGTCAGTGATGGCTTCGAGTACGGTGAACTACTGAGAGATCTAGAGACCAAGGACcaatcctcctcctcttctcctctgaaGGAGAGTTGGAGATGGCAGGAAGTTGCTGTCTCATTACTTGGGCAGGAACGAGTCACACCCAAGCCAGGGCTGGGATCTGTGAGCTCAGTCAGCAGTTTACCTGCACCCAGTGAAAGTGATGGCAGAGGGTCAAGCAGCAGTCGCACTCTTCGGCAGAAAATCCAAGATGCTATGGGCCAGTGTTTCCCAATAAAGACGCACAGTGCAGCAGCACCATCTCCTCCTTCACAGGCTCTTTCATCATCAACCGCCTGTGCCTCCTCTAGGCGAAAGATCCATCTCAGTGAGCTGATGTTGGATGACTGCCCTTTTCCTGTAGGATCCGAGCTGGCTCAGAAGTGGTATCTTATTAAGCAacacacagcccccattactcAACCTCCCATGCTTGATGCCGCAGTGGTGTGCAATCCCCCAACATCAGCCATGGCTACTGTAGTGGAGGATGTAGATGACAGGTTGCGAGAGCGCAGGCGCATCAGCATTGAACAAGGTGTTGAGCCACCACCCAATGCAGAAATCCACACATTTGAAGTGACTGCTCAAATTAACCCTCTCTACAAGCATGGCCCTAAGCTGGCTCACGGTATGAATGAGTTGGCTGCAACCGACCAAGCCTCCATGCAGCCCcagccgcagcagcagcagcagccacagcagcagcagccgcagcagctgcagctgcagcagcaactACTTCTTCAGAGGCAGCAGCAACACCAGTTCCTGTTGCAGAGCTGTTTGGACACTCTGGATGAGGTTGTGGCCacggcctcctcctctgttcacAATTGTGATACCATCACTGACCCTCTGGTCGACTCAGAGGTTACAGCGACCAACATGTCCTGTAGATCCATACTTCCTCAGACGGAACAACACAAATCTCACGATGGCTACCGCATTCACACTCAGATTGATTATATTCACTGTTTAGTTCCAGACCTGCTGCAGATCACCAACCTCCCGTGTTACTGGGGAGTCATGGACCGCTACGAGGCAGAGACCCTGCTGGAAGGAAAGCCCGAAGGCACGTTTCTCTTGCGTGACTCTGCCCAGGAAGACTACCTCTTCTCCGTCAGCTTCCGCCGCTATGGCCGCTCATTACACGCACGCATTGAACAATGGAACCACAACTTTAGCTTTGATGTGCATGACCCCAGCGTCTTTCACGCTCCCACAGTAACCGGGCTATTGGAGCACTACAAGGACCCCAACTCCTGCATGTTCTTTGAGCCACTGCTGTCCAACCCCATATACCGCACGCAGCCGTTCAGCCTTCAGCACATCTGCCGAGCAGTCATAAGCAGCTGCACCACCTACGACGGCATTAACATGCTTCCCATTCCAAATGCTTTGAAAAAACACCTGAAGGAATACCATTACAAGCAGAGAGTGCGTGTACGGCGAATGGATACATGGTGGGAATGA